Proteins found in one Triticum aestivum cultivar Chinese Spring chromosome 4D, IWGSC CS RefSeq v2.1, whole genome shotgun sequence genomic segment:
- the LOC123098477 gene encoding subtilisin-like protease SBT3.18 isoform X4: MAALLLLLLVSSLSFAAIDPVQCTAASHSHVHIVYLGHNNGLTPSLTTQFHLQLLSRVFAEPEEARQAILYSYSYGFSGFSAVLNSTQATTLSETEEVISVFRSRMLQLHTTRSWDFMGLSLHSQMEQPSSQMHLKYGDDVIVGILDTAGVWPESESFRDDPHLGPVPSSWRGTCVGGQQFDPATACNRKLIGARYYLAGFEAETGLLNTSGGAEYRSARDRVGHGTHTASTAVGAVSPNASYFGGLGRGAARGGAPRARLAVYKVCWFKDLTGRCNDADILAAFDDALHDGVHVISASLGSPPPLSPLFATSTEVGSFHAMQLGVSTVFSAGNDGPDVAMVQNVSPWGVTVAASTIDRRFPTVIALGNNASFVGEGFIVKDMKTPLVESTSVFADGTCSLDQLVNRTAASGKIVLCFSTMGMVSGEGAALAVYAGGGSGVIFADSSSRRSNQDNFLPTVHVNLRQGTHILNYIQSRSRQRPTVHVSASRTVVGSTPAPAIAYFSSRGPSSISPNILKPDVTAPGVNILAAWPPKSSPTMLPLDKRSTEWNFDTGTSMSCPHVTGIVAILRSVHPTWSPAAVKSALMTTAYVHDDTSDAMLAGGTQKAADAFDTGAGHVDPLPALDPGLVYDADARDHVRFLCGLGYTEAQVRQMVLPSPALDTSCAGGPIGDADLNYPAIVLPELRAVVTVKRTVTNVGLQRETVYHATVISPQGTHVEVWPPALAFSPRCARAEYYVTVTPAKLSRGRYDFGEIVWSDGYHRVRTPLVVRVTNLPDAGVGAQPTNQHRDTTEY, encoded by the exons ATGGCTGCTTTGCTGCTTCTGCTCCTTGTTTCCTCGCTCTCATTTGCTGCCATTGATCCTGTTCAGTGCACTGCAGCATCCCATTCACAT GTTCACATTGTGTACTTGGGCCACAACAACGGTCTGACTCCTTCGCTGACCACACAGTTTCATCTCCAACTTCTGTCAAGAGTCTTTGCAGA GCCGGAGGAAGCAAGACAAGCTATTCTGTATAGCTACAGCTATGGTTTCTCTGGTTTTTCGGCAGTGCTCAATTCAACGCAAGCCACCACATTGTCGG AAACAGAAGAGGTCATATCAGTATTCAGGAGCAGGATGCTGCAGCTCCATACAACAAGGAGCTGGGATTTCATGGGCCTCAGCCTGCATTCTCAGATGGAGCAGCCATCCTCCCAAATGCATTTGAAGTACGGAGACGACGTAATTGTCGGTATCCTCGACACGG CAGGTGTGTGGCCTGAATCCGAGAGCTTCAGAGATGACCCCCACCTAGGCCCCGTGCCGTCGTCATGGCGCGGCACGTGCGTGGGAGGCCAGCAGTTCGACCCGGCCACCGCGTGCAACCGCAAGCTCATCGGCGCGCGCTACTACCTCGCCGGCTTCGAAGCTGAGACCGGCCTGCTGAACACCAGCGGCGGCGCGGAATACCGATCGGCTCGGGACCGTGTGGGCCACGGCACGCACACGGCGTCCACGGCCGTGGGCGCCGTGTCCCCCAACGCGAGCTACTTCGGCGGGCTGGGCCGCGGCGCGGCGCGCGGGGGTGCGCCCAGGGCGCGGCTGGCGGTGTACAAGGTGTGCTGGTTCAAGGACCTGACGGGCCGGTGCAACGACGCCGACATCCTGGCGGCGTTCGACGACGCGCTGCACGATGGCGTGCACGTCATCTCGGCATCCCTCGGGTCCccgccgccgctgtcgccgctGTTCGCGACGAGCACCGAGGTCGGGTCGTTCCACGCCATGCAGCTCGGGGTGTCGACGGTGTTCTCCGCGGGCAACGACGGGCCCGACGTGGCCATGGTGCAGAACGTGTCGCCGTGGGGTGTCACCGTCGCCGCCAGCACCATCGACCGGAGGTTCCCGACGGTGATCGCGCTCGGGAACAATGCCTCCTTCGTG GGAGAGGGCTTCATTGTGAAGGACATGAAAACGCCTTTAGTAGAGAGCACTAGCGTCTTTGCCGATGG GACCTGCTCCTTGGACCAGCTGGTGAACCGCACGGCGGCGTCCGGGAAGATCGTCCTGTGCTTCTCCACGATGGGGATGGTGTCCGGTGAGGGCGCGGCACTGGCGGTGTATGCCGGCGGTGGCTCCGGCGTGATCTTCGCCGACTCCAGCTCCCGGCGGTCCAACCAGGACAACTTCCTGCCCACCGTCCACGTCAACCTGCGCCAGGGCACCCACATCCTCAACTACATCCAGAGCCGTTCAAG GCAACGGCCGACCGTGCACGTCTCGGCGAGCAGGACCGTCGTCGGCAGCACGCCGGCGCCGGCCATCGCCTACTTCTCCTCCAGAGGGCCGAGCTCCATTTCTCCAAACATTCTCAAG CCTGACGTCACCGCGCCCGGGGTGAACATCCTGGCGGCGTGGCCGCCCAAGTCGTCGCCGACGATGCTTCCTCTGGACAAGCGCTCGACGGAGTGGAACTTCGACACGGGCACGTCCATGTCGTGCCCCCATGTCACCGGCATCGTCGCCATCCTCAGGTCCGTGCACCCGACCTGGTCGCCGGCCGCAGTCAAGTCCGCCCTCATGACCACGGCGTACGTGCACGACGACACGTCCGACGCCATGCTGGCCGGTGGCACGCAGAAGGCCGCGGACGCCTTCGACACCGGGGCGGGGCACGTGGACCCGCTGCCGGCGCTGGACCCGGGGCTGGTGTACGACGCGGACGCGCGCGACCACGTGCGCTTCCTCTGCGGCCTCGGCTACACGGAGGCCCAGGTGCGGCAGATGGTGCTCCCCTCCCCGGCGCTCGACACCAGCTGCGCCGGCGGCCCCATTGGCGATGCCGACCTCAACTACCCGGCCATCGTGCTCCCGGAGCTGCGGGCTGTGGTGACCGTGAAGCGTACGGTGACGAACGTGGGCCTCCAGAGGGAAACCGTGTACCACGCTACCGTCATTAGCCCACAGGGCACGCACGTCGAGGTGTGGCCGCCGGCGCTGGCGTTCTCCCCGCGCTGCGCCAGGGCCGAGTACTACGTCACCGTCACACCCGCTAAGCTCTCGCGCGGCCGGTACGACTTCGGCGAGATCGTGTGGTCCGACGGCTACCACCGTGTCCGCACGCCGCTGGTCGTCAGGGTCACCAACCTGCCGGACGCTGGCGTCGGCGCTCAGCCCACGAATCAGCACCGTGATACCACTGAGTACTGA
- the LOC123098477 gene encoding subtilisin-like protease SBT3.18 isoform X1, translating to MSTGLRFEISIMLPNRRLQELERFPGFSSGEQQLFRAWSESLQLLKIRGVAEHPFPAPCFLTPASGAEWWSGGSPNRVLLLIFFKHFASSHRLKVHIVYLGHNNGLTPSLTTQFHLQLLSRVFAEPEEARQAILYSYSYGFSGFSAVLNSTQATTLSETEEVISVFRSRMLQLHTTRSWDFMGLSLHSQMEQPSSQMHLKYGDDVIVGILDTAGVWPESESFRDDPHLGPVPSSWRGTCVGGQQFDPATACNRKLIGARYYLAGFEAETGLLNTSGGAEYRSARDRVGHGTHTASTAVGAVSPNASYFGGLGRGAARGGAPRARLAVYKVCWFKDLTGRCNDADILAAFDDALHDGVHVISASLGSPPPLSPLFATSTEVGSFHAMQLGVSTVFSAGNDGPDVAMVQNVSPWGVTVAASTIDRRFPTVIALGNNASFVGEGFIVKDMKTPLVESTSVFADGTCSLDQLVNRTAASGKIVLCFSTMGMVSGEGAALAVYAGGGSGVIFADSSSRRSNQDNFLPTVHVNLRQGTHILNYIQSRSRQRPTVHVSASRTVVGSTPAPAIAYFSSRGPSSISPNILKPDVTAPGVNILAAWPPKSSPTMLPLDKRSTEWNFDTGTSMSCPHVTGIVAILRSVHPTWSPAAVKSALMTTAYVHDDTSDAMLAGGTQKAADAFDTGAGHVDPLPALDPGLVYDADARDHVRFLCGLGYTEAQVRQMVLPSPALDTSCAGGPIGDADLNYPAIVLPELRAVVTVKRTVTNVGLQRETVYHATVISPQGTHVEVWPPALAFSPRCARAEYYVTVTPAKLSRGRYDFGEIVWSDGYHRVRTPLVVRVTNLPDAGVGAQPTNQHRDTTEY from the exons ATGTCTACAGGGTTGCGGTTCGAGATATCCATCATGCTTCCAAACAG AAGGTTGCAGGAGCTAGAAAGATTTCCCGGCTTTAGCTCAGGGGAGCAACAGCTATTTAGAGCCTGGTCGGAGTCACTCCAGCTCCTAAAAATACGAGGAGTTGCGGAGCATCCGTTCCCAGCTCCGTGCTTTTTAACTCCAGCTTCGGGAGCGGAGTGGTGGAGTGGCGGGTCTCCGAACAGGGTCTTATTATTGATTTTCTTCAAACACTTTGCAAGTTCTCACAGACTCAAG GTTCACATTGTGTACTTGGGCCACAACAACGGTCTGACTCCTTCGCTGACCACACAGTTTCATCTCCAACTTCTGTCAAGAGTCTTTGCAGA GCCGGAGGAAGCAAGACAAGCTATTCTGTATAGCTACAGCTATGGTTTCTCTGGTTTTTCGGCAGTGCTCAATTCAACGCAAGCCACCACATTGTCGG AAACAGAAGAGGTCATATCAGTATTCAGGAGCAGGATGCTGCAGCTCCATACAACAAGGAGCTGGGATTTCATGGGCCTCAGCCTGCATTCTCAGATGGAGCAGCCATCCTCCCAAATGCATTTGAAGTACGGAGACGACGTAATTGTCGGTATCCTCGACACGG CAGGTGTGTGGCCTGAATCCGAGAGCTTCAGAGATGACCCCCACCTAGGCCCCGTGCCGTCGTCATGGCGCGGCACGTGCGTGGGAGGCCAGCAGTTCGACCCGGCCACCGCGTGCAACCGCAAGCTCATCGGCGCGCGCTACTACCTCGCCGGCTTCGAAGCTGAGACCGGCCTGCTGAACACCAGCGGCGGCGCGGAATACCGATCGGCTCGGGACCGTGTGGGCCACGGCACGCACACGGCGTCCACGGCCGTGGGCGCCGTGTCCCCCAACGCGAGCTACTTCGGCGGGCTGGGCCGCGGCGCGGCGCGCGGGGGTGCGCCCAGGGCGCGGCTGGCGGTGTACAAGGTGTGCTGGTTCAAGGACCTGACGGGCCGGTGCAACGACGCCGACATCCTGGCGGCGTTCGACGACGCGCTGCACGATGGCGTGCACGTCATCTCGGCATCCCTCGGGTCCccgccgccgctgtcgccgctGTTCGCGACGAGCACCGAGGTCGGGTCGTTCCACGCCATGCAGCTCGGGGTGTCGACGGTGTTCTCCGCGGGCAACGACGGGCCCGACGTGGCCATGGTGCAGAACGTGTCGCCGTGGGGTGTCACCGTCGCCGCCAGCACCATCGACCGGAGGTTCCCGACGGTGATCGCGCTCGGGAACAATGCCTCCTTCGTG GGAGAGGGCTTCATTGTGAAGGACATGAAAACGCCTTTAGTAGAGAGCACTAGCGTCTTTGCCGATGG GACCTGCTCCTTGGACCAGCTGGTGAACCGCACGGCGGCGTCCGGGAAGATCGTCCTGTGCTTCTCCACGATGGGGATGGTGTCCGGTGAGGGCGCGGCACTGGCGGTGTATGCCGGCGGTGGCTCCGGCGTGATCTTCGCCGACTCCAGCTCCCGGCGGTCCAACCAGGACAACTTCCTGCCCACCGTCCACGTCAACCTGCGCCAGGGCACCCACATCCTCAACTACATCCAGAGCCGTTCAAG GCAACGGCCGACCGTGCACGTCTCGGCGAGCAGGACCGTCGTCGGCAGCACGCCGGCGCCGGCCATCGCCTACTTCTCCTCCAGAGGGCCGAGCTCCATTTCTCCAAACATTCTCAAG CCTGACGTCACCGCGCCCGGGGTGAACATCCTGGCGGCGTGGCCGCCCAAGTCGTCGCCGACGATGCTTCCTCTGGACAAGCGCTCGACGGAGTGGAACTTCGACACGGGCACGTCCATGTCGTGCCCCCATGTCACCGGCATCGTCGCCATCCTCAGGTCCGTGCACCCGACCTGGTCGCCGGCCGCAGTCAAGTCCGCCCTCATGACCACGGCGTACGTGCACGACGACACGTCCGACGCCATGCTGGCCGGTGGCACGCAGAAGGCCGCGGACGCCTTCGACACCGGGGCGGGGCACGTGGACCCGCTGCCGGCGCTGGACCCGGGGCTGGTGTACGACGCGGACGCGCGCGACCACGTGCGCTTCCTCTGCGGCCTCGGCTACACGGAGGCCCAGGTGCGGCAGATGGTGCTCCCCTCCCCGGCGCTCGACACCAGCTGCGCCGGCGGCCCCATTGGCGATGCCGACCTCAACTACCCGGCCATCGTGCTCCCGGAGCTGCGGGCTGTGGTGACCGTGAAGCGTACGGTGACGAACGTGGGCCTCCAGAGGGAAACCGTGTACCACGCTACCGTCATTAGCCCACAGGGCACGCACGTCGAGGTGTGGCCGCCGGCGCTGGCGTTCTCCCCGCGCTGCGCCAGGGCCGAGTACTACGTCACCGTCACACCCGCTAAGCTCTCGCGCGGCCGGTACGACTTCGGCGAGATCGTGTGGTCCGACGGCTACCACCGTGTCCGCACGCCGCTGGTCGTCAGGGTCACCAACCTGCCGGACGCTGGCGTCGGCGCTCAGCCCACGAATCAGCACCGTGATACCACTGAGTACTGA
- the LOC123098477 gene encoding subtilisin-like protease SBT3.18 isoform X3: MSTGLRFEISIMLPNRLQELERFPGFSSGEQQLFRAWSESLQLLKIRGVAEHPFPAPCFLTPASGAEWWSGGSPNRVLLLIFFKHFASSHRLKVHIVYLGHNNGLTPSLTTQFHLQLLSRVFAEPEEARQAILYSYSYGFSGFSAVLNSTQATTLSETEEVISVFRSRMLQLHTTRSWDFMGLSLHSQMEQPSSQMHLKYGDDVIVGILDTAGVWPESESFRDDPHLGPVPSSWRGTCVGGQQFDPATACNRKLIGARYYLAGFEAETGLLNTSGGAEYRSARDRVGHGTHTASTAVGAVSPNASYFGGLGRGAARGGAPRARLAVYKVCWFKDLTGRCNDADILAAFDDALHDGVHVISASLGSPPPLSPLFATSTEVGSFHAMQLGVSTVFSAGNDGPDVAMVQNVSPWGVTVAASTIDRRFPTVIALGNNASFVGEGFIVKDMKTPLVESTSVFADGTCSLDQLVNRTAASGKIVLCFSTMGMVSGEGAALAVYAGGGSGVIFADSSSRRSNQDNFLPTVHVNLRQGTHILNYIQSRSRQRPTVHVSASRTVVGSTPAPAIAYFSSRGPSSISPNILKPDVTAPGVNILAAWPPKSSPTMLPLDKRSTEWNFDTGTSMSCPHVTGIVAILRSVHPTWSPAAVKSALMTTAYVHDDTSDAMLAGGTQKAADAFDTGAGHVDPLPALDPGLVYDADARDHVRFLCGLGYTEAQVRQMVLPSPALDTSCAGGPIGDADLNYPAIVLPELRAVVTVKRTVTNVGLQRETVYHATVISPQGTHVEVWPPALAFSPRCARAEYYVTVTPAKLSRGRYDFGEIVWSDGYHRVRTPLVVRVTNLPDAGVGAQPTNQHRDTTEY, from the exons ATGTCTACAGGGTTGCGGTTCGAGATATCCATCATGCTTCCAAACAG GTTGCAGGAGCTAGAAAGATTTCCCGGCTTTAGCTCAGGGGAGCAACAGCTATTTAGAGCCTGGTCGGAGTCACTCCAGCTCCTAAAAATACGAGGAGTTGCGGAGCATCCGTTCCCAGCTCCGTGCTTTTTAACTCCAGCTTCGGGAGCGGAGTGGTGGAGTGGCGGGTCTCCGAACAGGGTCTTATTATTGATTTTCTTCAAACACTTTGCAAGTTCTCACAGACTCAAG GTTCACATTGTGTACTTGGGCCACAACAACGGTCTGACTCCTTCGCTGACCACACAGTTTCATCTCCAACTTCTGTCAAGAGTCTTTGCAGA GCCGGAGGAAGCAAGACAAGCTATTCTGTATAGCTACAGCTATGGTTTCTCTGGTTTTTCGGCAGTGCTCAATTCAACGCAAGCCACCACATTGTCGG AAACAGAAGAGGTCATATCAGTATTCAGGAGCAGGATGCTGCAGCTCCATACAACAAGGAGCTGGGATTTCATGGGCCTCAGCCTGCATTCTCAGATGGAGCAGCCATCCTCCCAAATGCATTTGAAGTACGGAGACGACGTAATTGTCGGTATCCTCGACACGG CAGGTGTGTGGCCTGAATCCGAGAGCTTCAGAGATGACCCCCACCTAGGCCCCGTGCCGTCGTCATGGCGCGGCACGTGCGTGGGAGGCCAGCAGTTCGACCCGGCCACCGCGTGCAACCGCAAGCTCATCGGCGCGCGCTACTACCTCGCCGGCTTCGAAGCTGAGACCGGCCTGCTGAACACCAGCGGCGGCGCGGAATACCGATCGGCTCGGGACCGTGTGGGCCACGGCACGCACACGGCGTCCACGGCCGTGGGCGCCGTGTCCCCCAACGCGAGCTACTTCGGCGGGCTGGGCCGCGGCGCGGCGCGCGGGGGTGCGCCCAGGGCGCGGCTGGCGGTGTACAAGGTGTGCTGGTTCAAGGACCTGACGGGCCGGTGCAACGACGCCGACATCCTGGCGGCGTTCGACGACGCGCTGCACGATGGCGTGCACGTCATCTCGGCATCCCTCGGGTCCccgccgccgctgtcgccgctGTTCGCGACGAGCACCGAGGTCGGGTCGTTCCACGCCATGCAGCTCGGGGTGTCGACGGTGTTCTCCGCGGGCAACGACGGGCCCGACGTGGCCATGGTGCAGAACGTGTCGCCGTGGGGTGTCACCGTCGCCGCCAGCACCATCGACCGGAGGTTCCCGACGGTGATCGCGCTCGGGAACAATGCCTCCTTCGTG GGAGAGGGCTTCATTGTGAAGGACATGAAAACGCCTTTAGTAGAGAGCACTAGCGTCTTTGCCGATGG GACCTGCTCCTTGGACCAGCTGGTGAACCGCACGGCGGCGTCCGGGAAGATCGTCCTGTGCTTCTCCACGATGGGGATGGTGTCCGGTGAGGGCGCGGCACTGGCGGTGTATGCCGGCGGTGGCTCCGGCGTGATCTTCGCCGACTCCAGCTCCCGGCGGTCCAACCAGGACAACTTCCTGCCCACCGTCCACGTCAACCTGCGCCAGGGCACCCACATCCTCAACTACATCCAGAGCCGTTCAAG GCAACGGCCGACCGTGCACGTCTCGGCGAGCAGGACCGTCGTCGGCAGCACGCCGGCGCCGGCCATCGCCTACTTCTCCTCCAGAGGGCCGAGCTCCATTTCTCCAAACATTCTCAAG CCTGACGTCACCGCGCCCGGGGTGAACATCCTGGCGGCGTGGCCGCCCAAGTCGTCGCCGACGATGCTTCCTCTGGACAAGCGCTCGACGGAGTGGAACTTCGACACGGGCACGTCCATGTCGTGCCCCCATGTCACCGGCATCGTCGCCATCCTCAGGTCCGTGCACCCGACCTGGTCGCCGGCCGCAGTCAAGTCCGCCCTCATGACCACGGCGTACGTGCACGACGACACGTCCGACGCCATGCTGGCCGGTGGCACGCAGAAGGCCGCGGACGCCTTCGACACCGGGGCGGGGCACGTGGACCCGCTGCCGGCGCTGGACCCGGGGCTGGTGTACGACGCGGACGCGCGCGACCACGTGCGCTTCCTCTGCGGCCTCGGCTACACGGAGGCCCAGGTGCGGCAGATGGTGCTCCCCTCCCCGGCGCTCGACACCAGCTGCGCCGGCGGCCCCATTGGCGATGCCGACCTCAACTACCCGGCCATCGTGCTCCCGGAGCTGCGGGCTGTGGTGACCGTGAAGCGTACGGTGACGAACGTGGGCCTCCAGAGGGAAACCGTGTACCACGCTACCGTCATTAGCCCACAGGGCACGCACGTCGAGGTGTGGCCGCCGGCGCTGGCGTTCTCCCCGCGCTGCGCCAGGGCCGAGTACTACGTCACCGTCACACCCGCTAAGCTCTCGCGCGGCCGGTACGACTTCGGCGAGATCGTGTGGTCCGACGGCTACCACCGTGTCCGCACGCCGCTGGTCGTCAGGGTCACCAACCTGCCGGACGCTGGCGTCGGCGCTCAGCCCACGAATCAGCACCGTGATACCACTGAGTACTGA
- the LOC123098477 gene encoding subtilisin-like protease SBT3.18 isoform X5: MLQLHTTRSWDFMGLSLHSQMEQPSSQMHLKYGDDVIVGILDTAGVWPESESFRDDPHLGPVPSSWRGTCVGGQQFDPATACNRKLIGARYYLAGFEAETGLLNTSGGAEYRSARDRVGHGTHTASTAVGAVSPNASYFGGLGRGAARGGAPRARLAVYKVCWFKDLTGRCNDADILAAFDDALHDGVHVISASLGSPPPLSPLFATSTEVGSFHAMQLGVSTVFSAGNDGPDVAMVQNVSPWGVTVAASTIDRRFPTVIALGNNASFVGEGFIVKDMKTPLVESTSVFADGTCSLDQLVNRTAASGKIVLCFSTMGMVSGEGAALAVYAGGGSGVIFADSSSRRSNQDNFLPTVHVNLRQGTHILNYIQSRSRQRPTVHVSASRTVVGSTPAPAIAYFSSRGPSSISPNILKPDVTAPGVNILAAWPPKSSPTMLPLDKRSTEWNFDTGTSMSCPHVTGIVAILRSVHPTWSPAAVKSALMTTAYVHDDTSDAMLAGGTQKAADAFDTGAGHVDPLPALDPGLVYDADARDHVRFLCGLGYTEAQVRQMVLPSPALDTSCAGGPIGDADLNYPAIVLPELRAVVTVKRTVTNVGLQRETVYHATVISPQGTHVEVWPPALAFSPRCARAEYYVTVTPAKLSRGRYDFGEIVWSDGYHRVRTPLVVRVTNLPDAGVGAQPTNQHRDTTEY, from the exons ATGCTGCAGCTCCATACAACAAGGAGCTGGGATTTCATGGGCCTCAGCCTGCATTCTCAGATGGAGCAGCCATCCTCCCAAATGCATTTGAAGTACGGAGACGACGTAATTGTCGGTATCCTCGACACGG CAGGTGTGTGGCCTGAATCCGAGAGCTTCAGAGATGACCCCCACCTAGGCCCCGTGCCGTCGTCATGGCGCGGCACGTGCGTGGGAGGCCAGCAGTTCGACCCGGCCACCGCGTGCAACCGCAAGCTCATCGGCGCGCGCTACTACCTCGCCGGCTTCGAAGCTGAGACCGGCCTGCTGAACACCAGCGGCGGCGCGGAATACCGATCGGCTCGGGACCGTGTGGGCCACGGCACGCACACGGCGTCCACGGCCGTGGGCGCCGTGTCCCCCAACGCGAGCTACTTCGGCGGGCTGGGCCGCGGCGCGGCGCGCGGGGGTGCGCCCAGGGCGCGGCTGGCGGTGTACAAGGTGTGCTGGTTCAAGGACCTGACGGGCCGGTGCAACGACGCCGACATCCTGGCGGCGTTCGACGACGCGCTGCACGATGGCGTGCACGTCATCTCGGCATCCCTCGGGTCCccgccgccgctgtcgccgctGTTCGCGACGAGCACCGAGGTCGGGTCGTTCCACGCCATGCAGCTCGGGGTGTCGACGGTGTTCTCCGCGGGCAACGACGGGCCCGACGTGGCCATGGTGCAGAACGTGTCGCCGTGGGGTGTCACCGTCGCCGCCAGCACCATCGACCGGAGGTTCCCGACGGTGATCGCGCTCGGGAACAATGCCTCCTTCGTG GGAGAGGGCTTCATTGTGAAGGACATGAAAACGCCTTTAGTAGAGAGCACTAGCGTCTTTGCCGATGG GACCTGCTCCTTGGACCAGCTGGTGAACCGCACGGCGGCGTCCGGGAAGATCGTCCTGTGCTTCTCCACGATGGGGATGGTGTCCGGTGAGGGCGCGGCACTGGCGGTGTATGCCGGCGGTGGCTCCGGCGTGATCTTCGCCGACTCCAGCTCCCGGCGGTCCAACCAGGACAACTTCCTGCCCACCGTCCACGTCAACCTGCGCCAGGGCACCCACATCCTCAACTACATCCAGAGCCGTTCAAG GCAACGGCCGACCGTGCACGTCTCGGCGAGCAGGACCGTCGTCGGCAGCACGCCGGCGCCGGCCATCGCCTACTTCTCCTCCAGAGGGCCGAGCTCCATTTCTCCAAACATTCTCAAG CCTGACGTCACCGCGCCCGGGGTGAACATCCTGGCGGCGTGGCCGCCCAAGTCGTCGCCGACGATGCTTCCTCTGGACAAGCGCTCGACGGAGTGGAACTTCGACACGGGCACGTCCATGTCGTGCCCCCATGTCACCGGCATCGTCGCCATCCTCAGGTCCGTGCACCCGACCTGGTCGCCGGCCGCAGTCAAGTCCGCCCTCATGACCACGGCGTACGTGCACGACGACACGTCCGACGCCATGCTGGCCGGTGGCACGCAGAAGGCCGCGGACGCCTTCGACACCGGGGCGGGGCACGTGGACCCGCTGCCGGCGCTGGACCCGGGGCTGGTGTACGACGCGGACGCGCGCGACCACGTGCGCTTCCTCTGCGGCCTCGGCTACACGGAGGCCCAGGTGCGGCAGATGGTGCTCCCCTCCCCGGCGCTCGACACCAGCTGCGCCGGCGGCCCCATTGGCGATGCCGACCTCAACTACCCGGCCATCGTGCTCCCGGAGCTGCGGGCTGTGGTGACCGTGAAGCGTACGGTGACGAACGTGGGCCTCCAGAGGGAAACCGTGTACCACGCTACCGTCATTAGCCCACAGGGCACGCACGTCGAGGTGTGGCCGCCGGCGCTGGCGTTCTCCCCGCGCTGCGCCAGGGCCGAGTACTACGTCACCGTCACACCCGCTAAGCTCTCGCGCGGCCGGTACGACTTCGGCGAGATCGTGTGGTCCGACGGCTACCACCGTGTCCGCACGCCGCTGGTCGTCAGGGTCACCAACCTGCCGGACGCTGGCGTCGGCGCTCAGCCCACGAATCAGCACCGTGATACCACTGAGTACTGA